One Meles meles chromosome 11, mMelMel3.1 paternal haplotype, whole genome shotgun sequence DNA segment encodes these proteins:
- the ACTL7B gene encoding actin-like protein 7B produces MDQPSVTSQSRGVAKALLGTGRLISPHGALGCGCEKGEPRRKMATRSSPSPMPLGTAQGDPGEAGTLPASDAGIRDTGLVTPLKMKPKKVRKIKALIIDLGSQYCKCGYAGEPRPTYFISSTVGKRYSEAADAGDTRKETYVGHELLNTEAPLKLMNPLKYGIVVDWDCVQSIWEYVFHTAMKILPEEHAVLVSDPPLSPSSNREKYAELMFETFGIPAMHVTSQSLLSIYSYGKTSGLVVESGHGVSHVVPISEGDVLPGLTSRADYAGSDLTNYVLQLLNEAGHKFTDDHLHIIEHIKKKCCYSALVPEQELDLCLDDVRVDYELPDGKLITIGQERFQCAEMLFKPSLVGSNHPGLPALTAACLDRCREAGFKEEMAANVLLCGGCTMLDGFPERFQRELSLLCPGDSPVVAAAPERKTSVWTGGSILASLQAFQQLWVSKEEFEERGSAAVYSKC; encoded by the coding sequence ATGGACCAGCCCTCAGTGACATCACAATCCCGAGGGGTTGCCAAGGCACTGCTGGGGACGGGCCGTCTTATTTCTCCCCACGGAGCTCTAGGATGTGGATGTGAGAAAGGTGAGCCAAGAAGGAAGATGGCGACGAGGAGCAGCCCTAGCCCCATGCCCCTGGGCACGGCTCAGGGTGATCCTGGAGAGGCAGGAACACTGCCCGCTTCTGATGCTGGCATCCGGGACACAGGTCTGGTCACCCCGCTGAAGATGAAGCCCAAGAAGGTGCGCAAGATCAAGGCCCTCATCATTGACCTGGGCTCCCAGTACTGTAAGTGCGGCTATGCCGGCGAGCCCAGGCCCACCTACTTCATCTCCTCCACTGTGGGCAAGCGCTACTCGGAGGCGGCTGATGCTGGCGACACCCGCAAGGAGACCTATGTGGGCCATGAGCTGCTCAACACGGAGGCGCCCCTGAAGCTGATGAACCCGCTCAAATACGGCATCGTGGTGGACTGGGACTGCGTCCAAAGCATCTGGGAGTACGTCTTCCACACGGCCATGAAGATCCTCCCTGAGGAGCATGCGGTGCTGGTCTCTGACCCCCCGCTCAGCCCCAGCAGCAACCGGGAGAAGTACGCGGAGCTCATGTTCGAGACCTTCGGCATCCCTGCCATGCATGTGACGTCCCAGTCGCTCCTGTCCATCTACTCATATGGCAAGACCTCGGGCCTGGTGGTGGAGAGCGGGCATGGCGTCTCGCACGTGGTGCCCATCTCGGAGGGCGACGTGCTGCCGGGCCTGACCAGCCGCGCCGACTACGCTGGGAGCGACCTCACCAACTATGTGCTGCAGCTGCTCAACGAGGCTGGCCACAAGTTCACGGACGACCACCTGCACATCATCGAGCACATCAAGAAGAAGTGCTGCTACTCGGCACTCGTGCCCGAGCAGGAGCTCGACCTGTGCCTGGATGACGTGCGCGTGGACTACGAGCTCCCCGATGGCAAGCTCATCACCATCGGCCAGGAGCGGTTCCAGTGCGCCGAGATGCTCTTTAAGCCCAGCCTGGTGGGCAGCAACCATCCCGGCCTCCCTGCACTCACGGCCGCCTGCCTGGACCGCTGCCGGGAGGCAGGCTTCAAGGAGGAGATGGCCGCCAACGTGCTGCTGTGTGGTGGCTGTACCATGCTGGATGGCTTCCCCGAGCGTTTCCAGAGGGAGCTGAGCCTCCTCTGCCCTGGGGACAGCCCCGTGGTGGCTGCTGCTCCTGAGAGAAAGACCTCCGTGTGGACCGGCGGCTCCATCCTGGCCTCCCTGCAGGCCTTCCAGCAGCTCTGGGTCAGCAAGGAAGAGTTTGAGGAGCGGGGCAGTGCGGCCGTCTACAGCAAGTGCTGA